One part of the Aestuariirhabdus litorea genome encodes these proteins:
- a CDS encoding NADP-dependent isocitrate dehydrogenase — protein sequence MTDKTSTIIYTLTDEAPALATYSLLPIVNTFTAAAGINVETRDISLAARILAHFPEYLSEEQRVSDALKELGELTQDPKANIIKLPNISASIPQLQAAIAELQAHGYKVPGYPESPANAEEEAIKAQYAKVLGSAVNPVLREGNSDRRAPAAVKQYARKNPHSMGKWSQASRTHVAHMREGDFYSSDISTTMDKADTVRIELVEKDGSVKVLKEVPVQDGEIISAQFMSTRKLRKFLDEEMEGARNAGLLFSLHLKATMMKVSDPIVFGHAVTVYFKDAFEKHADTLAELGVNPNDGVGSVLYKIDSLPYSKRAEIETDFRKCYEQRPELAMVDSDKGITNLHVPSDVIVDASMPAMIRNGGKMWSAHGKLLDTKAVIPDSCYATIYQEMINFCKHHDAFDPRTMGTVPNVGLMAQKAEEYGSHDKTFELPADGTMRVVGSAGNVLLQHDNVEAGDVWRMFQAKDAPIQNWVKLAVDRARASGMPAIFWLDEHRGHDAQMIKKVEKYLKDHNTEGLKIHILNPDRAIRYTMERLKRGLDTIAVTGNVLRDYLTDLFPILELGTSAKMLSIVPLMAGGGLFETGAGGSAPKHVQQFVEEDHLRWDSLGEFLAIAVSLEDLASKDNNAKAQILAKTMDLATGKLLETGKSPSRTVGELDNRGSHFYLALYWAEELANQTEDAELAAAFAGLAKSLRDNEEKILTELKESQGQHVDMGGYYQPDTNKVSAAMRPSATLNALLSGN from the coding sequence ATGACCGACAAAACTTCCACGATTATCTATACCCTCACAGATGAAGCGCCCGCACTGGCGACCTACTCCCTGCTCCCGATTGTTAACACCTTCACCGCCGCTGCCGGCATCAACGTAGAGACTCGGGACATCTCCCTGGCGGCCCGTATCCTGGCCCACTTCCCCGAGTACCTGAGCGAAGAGCAGCGCGTCAGCGATGCCCTCAAGGAGCTGGGCGAACTGACCCAGGACCCCAAGGCCAACATCATCAAGCTGCCTAACATCAGCGCTTCCATCCCGCAGCTGCAGGCCGCCATCGCCGAGCTGCAGGCGCACGGCTACAAGGTGCCGGGCTACCCCGAGTCCCCCGCCAATGCCGAAGAGGAAGCGATCAAGGCGCAGTACGCCAAGGTACTGGGCAGTGCGGTAAACCCGGTCCTGCGTGAAGGTAACTCCGACCGTCGCGCGCCGGCAGCCGTCAAGCAGTACGCCCGCAAAAATCCCCACTCCATGGGCAAGTGGAGCCAGGCCAGCCGCACCCATGTTGCCCATATGCGTGAAGGTGATTTCTACTCCAGCGATATCTCCACCACCATGGACAAGGCCGACACCGTTCGCATTGAGCTGGTTGAGAAGGACGGCAGCGTCAAGGTACTGAAAGAGGTGCCGGTTCAGGACGGTGAGATCATCAGCGCCCAGTTCATGAGCACCCGCAAGCTGCGCAAGTTCCTCGACGAGGAGATGGAAGGGGCCCGCAACGCCGGCCTGCTCTTCTCACTGCACCTCAAGGCCACCATGATGAAGGTCTCCGACCCCATCGTCTTCGGCCACGCCGTCACCGTTTACTTTAAGGACGCCTTCGAGAAGCACGCCGACACCCTGGCCGAGCTGGGCGTTAACCCCAACGATGGCGTCGGTAGCGTACTCTACAAGATCGACAGCCTGCCCTACTCCAAGCGCGCCGAGATCGAAACCGATTTCCGCAAGTGCTATGAGCAACGCCCTGAACTGGCGATGGTGGACTCCGACAAGGGCATCACCAACCTGCACGTCCCCAGCGACGTAATCGTGGATGCCTCCATGCCCGCCATGATCCGTAACGGCGGCAAGATGTGGAGCGCCCACGGCAAACTGCTCGACACCAAGGCGGTGATTCCGGACAGCTGCTACGCCACCATCTACCAGGAAATGATCAACTTCTGCAAACACCACGACGCCTTCGATCCCCGCACCATGGGTACTGTACCCAATGTGGGCCTGATGGCGCAGAAGGCTGAGGAGTATGGCTCCCACGACAAGACCTTCGAGCTGCCCGCCGATGGCACCATGCGCGTGGTCGGCAGCGCCGGTAACGTGCTGCTGCAACACGATAACGTGGAAGCCGGCGACGTATGGCGTATGTTCCAGGCCAAGGATGCCCCCATCCAGAACTGGGTCAAGCTGGCCGTGGACCGTGCCCGCGCCAGCGGCATGCCAGCCATCTTCTGGCTCGACGAGCACCGCGGCCACGATGCGCAGATGATCAAGAAGGTGGAAAAGTACCTCAAGGATCACAACACCGAAGGGCTGAAGATCCACATCCTCAACCCCGACCGCGCCATCCGTTACACCATGGAGCGCCTCAAGCGCGGCCTGGACACCATCGCCGTGACCGGTAACGTACTGCGCGACTACCTGACCGACCTGTTCCCGATCCTGGAGCTGGGCACCAGCGCCAAGATGCTCTCCATCGTGCCGCTGATGGCCGGCGGCGGCCTGTTTGAAACCGGAGCCGGCGGCTCTGCGCCCAAGCACGTGCAGCAGTTTGTGGAGGAGGATCACCTGCGCTGGGACTCCCTCGGTGAATTCCTCGCCATCGCGGTTTCCCTGGAGGACCTGGCCAGCAAGGATAACAACGCCAAGGCCCAGATCCTCGCCAAGACCATGGACCTGGCCACCGGCAAACTGCTGGAGACCGGCAAATCCCCCTCACGCACCGTGGGTGAGCTGGACAACCGTGGCAGCCACTTCTACCTCGCCCTTTACTGGGCCGAAGAGCTGGCCAACCAGACCGAGGATGCGGAACTGGCCGCCGCCTTTGCGGGTCTGGCCAAATCGCTGCGGGACAACGAGGAGAAGATCCTCACCGAGCTCAAGGAGAGCCAGGGCCAGCACGTCGATATGGGCGGCTACTACCAGCCCGATACCAACAAGGTGAGCGCCGCCATGCGCCCCAGCGCCACCCTTAACGCCCTGCTGTCCGGCAACTAG
- a CDS encoding adenylate/guanylate cyclase domain-containing protein: MADPSHSRSRCWDCDTPLPRSCSACGQLCVIGQTFCGSCGHKLTGLEARDREALAERRQLTVMFCDLVGSTALSQRLDPEDLRELIHAYQQLCRERVTQFGGYIARYMGDGVLVYFGYPRAHELDVERAVRAGLAIAESVGRIVVGEHPPLSVRVGIETGLVVAGDIIGEGESQEHSVLGDTPNLAARLQALARPGSVVVGPGTYRLISRRFRLQALGEHSLKGMSLPVPAYRVEGALEHARSDPSVPVLGRQPEIDLLAGRLLESGQQGAVLLLEGESGLGKSRLVRHLVGLASGRFERAVLHCSPFYSNRPLYPVRRHWNNLLGMQGTADRSRALRQLCEAHGVRNPELLEWLERALLIGDTTASDGASETLVGFRDVRRVQQERNEMLSALQEVVLRFSHHKPLLLVVEDAHWVDSSTAEFLRRLCQRPERVGLAILVTSREPLDWMPEVEGRFLRVGLQPLDPLSAQALVAAVAGGRTLPPLTCETIVQRSGGSPLYVEELTKAVLDASQQGEGAQRVPSSLEDSLRARLDRLGPSKAIAQFLAVLGRHFSHRLVMACAPFGRAECERGLGQLLEAGLLMGTGRGERRGYAFRHSMVQEVAYASLLNRTRRGHHRRIAERILQRLPELASSAPDMLASHFDQGQRYTEAIEYWYQAGLQAAASWAHVEAVNHFNLALKRLEAQGDPSPLAERELAIRIELVRSLRVLERVDEGLEQLPPAMRVARQLGGGEAMAMLQNLQGNLQFSRGDIEACLLSHGQALETARSIGSVAAQVQALSGIGDANLLRGMLVTAEQAYDRCLALCSGEALRPLRSPNLCLRGHMRLYLNRLPESEEDIREAIGLALELQDKRTEMIARGSCLAKTLCEQARYESACQELESALEVACGLKAERFEALYRLFLVRARYGAGVAGDLNPLADQAIEIAEATGFGYVGAIVFGAKALVAPDREACQRALRSGETLLTSTAPSQNHLWFLRDAIEVSLRDAQWRQAQYYAARLEQYTRRQPLAWATLYIDLVALCLSARSAARPEGVEKQVQGFRRRCGDGGMQAALQLLERIEGRSP; encoded by the coding sequence ATGGCGGACCCCTCTCACTCCCGATCCCGCTGCTGGGACTGTGATACCCCCCTGCCCAGGTCCTGTTCGGCCTGCGGCCAGCTGTGCGTGATTGGCCAGACCTTCTGCGGGAGCTGCGGCCATAAGCTGACCGGACTCGAGGCTCGGGACCGGGAAGCGCTGGCGGAAAGGCGGCAGCTGACGGTGATGTTTTGCGACCTGGTCGGCTCGACGGCGCTTTCCCAGCGGTTGGATCCGGAGGATCTGCGGGAGCTGATCCATGCCTACCAGCAGCTGTGCCGGGAGCGAGTCACCCAGTTCGGTGGTTACATTGCCCGCTATATGGGAGACGGGGTGCTGGTTTACTTTGGCTACCCCCGGGCCCATGAGCTGGATGTGGAGCGGGCGGTGCGGGCGGGGCTGGCCATCGCGGAGTCGGTGGGCCGCATTGTGGTGGGCGAACATCCGCCCCTTAGTGTACGGGTGGGGATCGAAACCGGGCTGGTGGTGGCGGGCGATATCATTGGGGAGGGGGAGTCCCAGGAACACAGTGTGCTGGGGGATACCCCCAATCTGGCGGCGCGCCTGCAAGCGCTCGCCCGCCCCGGCAGCGTCGTGGTGGGGCCTGGAACCTACCGCCTGATCAGCCGGCGCTTTCGACTGCAGGCGCTCGGCGAGCACTCGCTAAAGGGGATGAGTCTGCCGGTCCCGGCGTACAGGGTCGAGGGGGCTTTGGAGCATGCCCGCAGTGATCCCTCGGTACCGGTTCTGGGGCGCCAGCCGGAGATCGACCTGCTGGCGGGACGGTTACTGGAGTCGGGGCAGCAGGGTGCTGTGCTGCTGCTGGAGGGGGAGTCGGGCCTCGGTAAGTCGCGACTGGTCCGCCATCTGGTGGGGCTTGCCTCAGGGCGCTTTGAGCGTGCCGTCCTGCACTGCTCTCCCTTCTACTCCAACCGTCCGCTCTACCCGGTGCGGCGCCACTGGAATAACCTCTTGGGGATGCAGGGGACAGCGGACAGGTCGCGAGCGCTGCGGCAGCTGTGTGAAGCCCATGGTGTTCGCAACCCGGAGTTGCTGGAATGGCTGGAGCGCGCCTTACTGATCGGCGACACCACGGCCAGCGATGGAGCCAGCGAAACACTGGTCGGGTTCAGGGATGTGCGCAGGGTTCAGCAGGAGCGCAATGAGATGCTGTCTGCCCTGCAAGAGGTGGTGTTGAGGTTCAGCCATCATAAGCCCCTGCTGCTGGTGGTGGAGGATGCCCACTGGGTCGACTCGAGCACCGCAGAATTTCTGCGGCGGCTGTGCCAGCGTCCGGAACGGGTGGGGCTGGCGATCCTGGTCACCTCCCGTGAACCACTTGACTGGATGCCGGAGGTGGAGGGGCGGTTCCTGCGGGTCGGCCTGCAACCCCTGGATCCGCTTTCGGCCCAGGCACTGGTGGCGGCCGTGGCAGGCGGCCGGACACTGCCACCCCTGACCTGTGAAACCATTGTCCAGCGCTCGGGCGGCTCGCCTCTTTACGTGGAGGAGCTCACCAAGGCCGTGCTGGATGCTTCGCAGCAGGGGGAGGGAGCGCAGCGGGTGCCCTCCTCACTGGAGGACTCGCTGCGGGCCCGGCTTGACCGGTTGGGCCCCAGTAAGGCGATAGCCCAGTTTTTGGCGGTGCTGGGCCGCCACTTCAGCCACCGCCTGGTGATGGCCTGTGCCCCCTTCGGGCGGGCGGAGTGCGAGCGGGGCCTGGGGCAGCTGCTCGAGGCCGGCTTGCTGATGGGCACCGGAAGGGGGGAGCGACGGGGTTATGCCTTTCGTCACTCGATGGTGCAGGAGGTCGCCTATGCCTCGCTGCTGAACCGTACGCGGCGGGGACACCATCGGCGTATAGCCGAGCGCATCCTGCAGCGATTGCCGGAGTTGGCATCCAGCGCCCCCGATATGCTGGCGTCGCATTTTGACCAGGGGCAGCGATATACAGAGGCGATCGAATACTGGTACCAGGCTGGCTTGCAGGCAGCAGCCAGCTGGGCTCATGTGGAAGCCGTGAACCACTTTAACCTGGCCCTTAAACGGCTGGAGGCGCAGGGGGACCCCTCCCCTCTGGCGGAGCGGGAGCTGGCGATACGCATTGAGCTGGTACGCTCGCTGCGGGTGCTTGAACGGGTGGATGAGGGGCTTGAGCAGTTGCCACCGGCGATGCGTGTGGCCCGCCAACTGGGGGGCGGTGAGGCGATGGCCATGCTGCAGAACCTGCAGGGCAACCTGCAGTTCTCGCGGGGGGATATAGAGGCCTGCCTGCTGAGTCACGGGCAGGCGTTGGAGACGGCGCGCAGTATCGGTTCTGTCGCCGCCCAGGTGCAGGCCTTAAGCGGCATTGGCGATGCCAACCTGTTGCGGGGGATGCTGGTGACGGCGGAGCAGGCCTACGACCGATGCCTGGCACTGTGCAGTGGAGAGGCGTTGCGACCTTTACGCTCACCGAACCTGTGCCTGCGGGGACATATGCGGCTCTACCTTAACCGGCTGCCCGAGTCGGAGGAGGATATCCGTGAAGCGATTGGGCTGGCTCTGGAGCTGCAGGATAAGCGCACCGAGATGATTGCCCGCGGCAGCTGCCTCGCCAAAACCCTGTGCGAGCAGGCCCGTTATGAGAGTGCTTGCCAGGAGCTGGAAAGCGCGTTGGAGGTTGCCTGCGGCCTGAAGGCGGAACGCTTTGAGGCGCTCTACCGGTTGTTCCTGGTGCGGGCGCGCTATGGAGCCGGTGTGGCGGGGGACCTTAACCCCCTGGCAGACCAGGCGATTGAGATCGCTGAAGCGACCGGCTTTGGCTATGTAGGCGCTATCGTGTTTGGTGCTAAAGCCCTGGTGGCTCCCGACCGGGAGGCATGCCAGAGGGCGTTACGGTCAGGCGAAACCCTGTTGACCTCGACGGCCCCCAGCCAGAACCACCTCTGGTTTTTGCGTGATGCGATCGAAGTATCACTGCGGGATGCGCAGTGGCGGCAGGCCCAGTATTACGCGGCCCGGCTCGAGCAGTACACGCGGCGCCAGCCGCTGGCGTGGGCGACGCTCTATATTGACCTGGTGGCCCTCTGCTTGAGCGCGCGCTCCGCTGCTCGCCCCGAGGGGGTGGAAAAACAGGTGCAGGGGTTTCGTCGGCGCTGCGGGGACGGGGGAATGCAGGCGGCGCTGCAACTACTGGAGCGGATTGAGGGCCGCTCGCCTTAA
- the yfbR gene encoding 5'-deoxynucleotidase, producing MTEGSEFLTRIRKLKWINRWGLSKNLVAENVMEHSWEVAVIAHLLGLLARRNGERVDPAQLALAGLYHDATESLTGDLPTPVKYHSPQLQQAYKALEHEAVEMLSADLAPDLGAEIRALLSGEHLNEKEAQLLKAADMVAAYLKAEEERDAGNNSYERPLGYLRERMEKLSCPEVEQLFAEFINIETRSRGPIRE from the coding sequence ATGACAGAGGGCAGTGAGTTTCTGACCCGCATCCGCAAGCTGAAGTGGATCAACCGCTGGGGGCTGTCGAAGAACCTGGTGGCGGAAAACGTGATGGAGCACAGCTGGGAGGTGGCGGTGATCGCGCACCTGCTGGGGCTGCTGGCGCGCCGCAACGGCGAGCGGGTGGACCCGGCACAGCTGGCGCTGGCGGGCCTCTACCATGACGCCACCGAGTCCCTCACCGGCGATCTCCCCACCCCGGTCAAGTACCACTCTCCGCAGCTGCAGCAGGCCTACAAGGCGCTCGAACACGAGGCGGTGGAGATGCTGTCGGCGGATCTGGCGCCGGACCTGGGGGCCGAGATACGTGCGCTGTTGTCGGGGGAGCATCTCAACGAGAAGGAGGCGCAGCTGCTCAAGGCGGCGGATATGGTCGCCGCCTACCTCAAGGCGGAGGAGGAGCGCGACGCGGGGAATAATAGCTATGAACGGCCGCTGGGCTACCTGCGCGAGCGCATGGAAAAACTCAGCTGCCCCGAGGTGGAGCAGCTGTTTGCGGAGTTCATCAATATAGAGACCCGCTCCCGGGGACCCATCCGGGAGTGA
- the queD gene encoding 6-carboxytetrahydropterin synthase QueD: protein MEIYKDFTFEAAHRLPNVPDGHKCGRLHGHSFQVRIVVSGEVDSHTGWILDFADLKAAFKPIYERLDHHYLNEIEGLDNPTSEVLARWIWQQLKPGLELLSRVEVKETCTCGCVYRGD, encoded by the coding sequence ATGGAAATATATAAAGATTTCACTTTTGAAGCGGCTCACCGGTTACCCAACGTTCCCGACGGGCACAAATGTGGACGCCTGCATGGCCACTCCTTCCAGGTGCGCATCGTGGTCAGCGGCGAGGTAGATTCCCACACCGGCTGGATCCTCGACTTCGCCGACCTCAAAGCCGCTTTTAAGCCGATCTACGAGCGCCTCGATCACCACTACCTGAATGAGATCGAGGGGCTGGACAACCCCACCAGCGAGGTGCTGGCGCGCTGGATCTGGCAACAACTCAAGCCCGGGCTCGAGCTACTCAGCCGGGTCGAGGTAAAAGAAACCTGCACCTGCGGCTGCGTCTATAGAGGTGACTAA
- the queE gene encoding 7-carboxy-7-deazaguanine synthase produces MYSIKEAFYSLQGEGAHSGRPAVFCRFSGCNLWSGRERDRAGAVCDFCDTAFVGSDGQNGGKFRDADQLARHLRSLWPTLNGPGIPYVILTGGEPALQLDPALVDALHTQGFEVAIETNGTRPLPQGIDWVCVSPKGNTELVVTEGDELKLVYPQPQALPGRFDKMKFSHFYLQPMASVAGLAGQPGDETALRSTIDYCLQHPQWRLSLQTHKMIGIE; encoded by the coding sequence ATGTACAGCATCAAGGAGGCTTTCTACTCACTACAGGGTGAGGGTGCCCACAGCGGTCGACCCGCGGTATTCTGTCGCTTCAGCGGCTGCAACCTCTGGTCGGGGCGCGAACGCGACCGCGCTGGCGCCGTTTGTGACTTTTGCGATACCGCCTTTGTTGGCAGCGACGGCCAGAACGGCGGCAAGTTTCGCGACGCCGACCAGCTCGCCCGCCACCTCAGGTCGCTCTGGCCAACCCTCAACGGGCCAGGCATCCCCTACGTGATCCTTACCGGTGGCGAGCCGGCCCTGCAGCTCGACCCAGCCCTGGTCGACGCCCTCCATACCCAGGGCTTTGAGGTGGCCATCGAGACCAACGGTACCCGCCCGCTGCCGCAGGGGATCGACTGGGTCTGCGTCAGCCCCAAGGGCAACACCGAGCTGGTGGTCACCGAGGGGGACGAGCTGAAACTGGTCTACCCACAGCCGCAGGCCCTGCCCGGGCGCTTCGATAAAATGAAATTCAGTCATTTTTATCTGCAACCAATGGCATCTGTTGCAGGGCTCGCAGGGCAGCCCGGTGACGAGACTGCCCTGCGCTCAACCATCGACTACTGCCTGCAGCATCCCCAGTGGCGCCTTAGCCTGCAGACCCACAAAATGATAGGCATTGAATAA
- a CDS encoding C13 family peptidase, producing the protein MGGLWANLKTGGRLLFLRPLQAAQLAVSFDQLLALVLIDLGLQITGDWLQAPATAQFNPWSLLYSCAGWTLVGLAAWLVSRFLRRRELLLPLLVGLYSLLPLLHLIQWLGVAVESASLAIEGLAPALAALVLLGLAVGLQRLLRWKGVAPLRASFSALLLLLLWLPLTATYAPYAGFWLAPYEVGEEAIVPATAPYAPLDAETLLMAQHQQLTKALNGLEPQRPGVTDLYFMAYAPFASETVFLSEVQIIRRLLEQRFDAQGRALTLVNHSDTFLQQPLATAANLRLALQGLGQLMDPEEDVLVLYLTSHGSPDHRLAAEFGELPLTELTPGYLARLLEQTGIRWQVVLVSACYGGGYLPYLEGESRFVAAAAAADRTSFGCGNDHDMTYFGNALFREQLSQEFSLIKAMRQAQRSILERERQESLPPSLPEFRVGEAMAIKWQQLSERLAGVACSRTDKPLVEADDPQRAQEYCKRAAAASP; encoded by the coding sequence ATGGGTGGTCTGTGGGCGAATCTCAAGACAGGGGGGCGGCTGTTGTTTCTGCGCCCCCTGCAGGCGGCGCAGCTGGCGGTCTCTTTCGACCAGCTGCTGGCGCTGGTGTTGATCGACCTGGGATTGCAGATTACCGGCGACTGGCTGCAGGCCCCTGCAACGGCCCAGTTCAACCCCTGGTCGCTGCTCTACAGCTGCGCGGGCTGGACCCTGGTGGGGCTGGCGGCCTGGCTGGTGAGCCGTTTTCTGCGGCGGCGCGAGCTGTTGCTGCCCCTCTTGGTCGGGCTCTACTCGCTGTTGCCCCTGCTGCACCTGATCCAGTGGCTGGGGGTAGCGGTTGAGAGCGCCTCCCTGGCCATTGAAGGGTTGGCCCCGGCGCTGGCTGCACTGGTGCTGCTGGGGCTGGCCGTTGGCCTGCAGCGACTGCTGAGATGGAAGGGGGTTGCCCCCCTGCGGGCCTCCTTCTCGGCCCTGCTGCTGTTGCTGCTGTGGTTACCCCTGACCGCTACCTACGCCCCCTACGCGGGGTTTTGGCTGGCACCCTATGAGGTGGGTGAAGAGGCCATCGTGCCGGCGACGGCCCCCTATGCCCCCCTGGATGCCGAAACCCTGCTCATGGCCCAGCACCAGCAGCTCACTAAGGCCCTTAACGGGCTGGAACCGCAGCGCCCGGGGGTAACCGACCTCTACTTTATGGCCTATGCACCCTTTGCCAGCGAGACGGTGTTTCTCAGCGAGGTGCAGATCATCCGCCGCCTGCTGGAGCAGCGGTTCGATGCCCAGGGTCGCGCCCTGACGTTGGTGAACCACAGTGACACCTTTTTGCAGCAGCCACTGGCCACCGCCGCTAACTTGCGGTTGGCGCTGCAGGGGCTGGGACAGCTGATGGACCCTGAGGAGGATGTTCTGGTGCTCTACCTGACCTCCCACGGTTCACCGGATCATCGGTTAGCCGCCGAGTTTGGCGAGCTGCCGCTGACGGAGCTGACGCCCGGCTATCTGGCGCGCCTGCTGGAGCAGACGGGTATCCGCTGGCAGGTGGTGCTGGTCTCCGCCTGCTATGGCGGCGGCTATCTGCCCTACCTGGAGGGGGAGAGTCGCTTTGTGGCGGCGGCAGCGGCGGCGGACCGCACCTCCTTCGGTTGCGGTAACGACCATGACATGACCTATTTCGGTAACGCTCTTTTCCGTGAGCAGCTCAGCCAGGAGTTTTCGCTCATCAAGGCCATGCGGCAGGCCCAGCGCTCGATCCTGGAGCGCGAGCGGCAGGAGAGCTTGCCCCCGTCCCTGCCGGAGTTCCGGGTGGGGGAGGCGATGGCGATCAAATGGCAGCAGTTGAGCGAGCGACTGGCGGGCGTTGCGTGCTCCCGCACAGATAAGCCCCTGGTGGAGGCGGATGATCCGCAGCGGGCGCAGGAATATTGCAAGAGAGCGGCCGCCGCCTCCCCCTGA
- a CDS encoding opioid growth factor receptor-related protein, with product MDSRLNPMQLQWLQFYLHGGEDNRGRTLAHIRSQRFSWLEGTHDYVQWLFPLPEASGANQQSPLLTPALARRFMAHPNAESELLTSLDCIAHFWGIVRRQLHFSPNELAGEQEPLWCCPASHNQLRISRVLGCLSCLGQVPIAYELFNYLVNRLRQHGLDPAQLEAVPYWKGASTREPLLPDCAPSIEEIELSLPR from the coding sequence ATGGACTCACGCCTGAATCCCATGCAACTGCAATGGCTGCAGTTTTACCTGCACGGTGGCGAAGATAACCGCGGTCGTACTCTGGCCCATATCCGTAGCCAGCGTTTCAGCTGGCTGGAGGGAACCCACGACTATGTGCAGTGGTTATTTCCCCTGCCCGAGGCCAGCGGTGCCAACCAGCAATCGCCCCTGCTGACCCCGGCACTGGCCCGTCGCTTTATGGCCCACCCCAACGCCGAAAGTGAACTCTTGACCTCCCTCGACTGCATCGCCCATTTCTGGGGAATAGTCCGCCGACAGCTGCACTTCAGCCCCAACGAACTGGCCGGGGAGCAGGAGCCGCTCTGGTGCTGCCCGGCCAGCCACAACCAGCTGCGTATCAGTCGGGTACTGGGTTGCCTGAGCTGCCTGGGGCAGGTGCCCATCGCCTATGAGCTGTTCAACTACCTGGTCAACCGCCTGCGCCAGCACGGGCTCGATCCCGCCCAGCTGGAGGCCGTACCCTACTGGAAGGGGGCCAGCACCCGGGAGCCGCTGCTGCCCGACTGCGCCCCCAGCATCGAAGAGATCGAACTGAGCCTGCCCCGCTAG
- a CDS encoding cupredoxin domain-containing protein: MNAMVKTGLSVLLLGLSALAGAADYITNASEIVGKTNWETMETVRVTIGEQGDKLFYKPSDLRFKAGQPYKLELVNKGKKKHYFTAESFFRNIATRKVQSDKDGEIKAPYFLALEVMPKGGKLDLYFVPVTPGEYQVICTIDDHVDRGMHGTLTIEP; the protein is encoded by the coding sequence GTGAACGCAATGGTTAAAACAGGATTGTCGGTACTGCTGCTGGGACTGTCGGCGCTAGCCGGAGCGGCTGATTACATCACCAACGCCTCGGAGATTGTCGGCAAGACCAATTGGGAGACGATGGAAACGGTCCGGGTCACCATCGGTGAGCAGGGAGACAAGCTATTCTACAAACCCAGCGATCTGCGTTTTAAAGCCGGCCAGCCCTACAAACTGGAACTGGTCAACAAGGGTAAGAAGAAGCATTACTTCACCGCCGAATCTTTCTTTCGCAATATTGCTACCCGCAAGGTACAGTCGGATAAGGATGGTGAGATCAAGGCACCCTACTTTCTGGCGCTGGAAGTGATGCCCAAGGGTGGCAAGCTGGATCTCTATTTTGTGCCGGTAACCCCGGGAGAGTACCAGGTGATCTGTACCATTGATGACCATGTCGACCGGGGGATGCACGGCACTCTGACCATTGAGCCTTAG